One genomic region from Reichenbachiella ulvae encodes:
- a CDS encoding sensor histidine kinase, giving the protein MARIFVRMGKLESIIRFLFQHRWASHIFFWLSYVCFYAVLWGSYDEQYLMSFNVQLMFLPVKILVTYYTLYILLPKYILRGRWLPFIFLFIASSFTGGTIYRLIAYYIEYPLYYPEYIDGNPLNFYKIIKGILGIYTVVFLALVIKLLKYWYQSQQDRQILAHEKLDAELKFLKTQIHPHFLFNTLNNLYALTLKKSDYAPEVVLKLSDLINYMLYECNAPKVLLDNELNFIKNYIEIEQMRHGDDLDIKAMINGDSTNVYIAPMILLPFVENSFKHGINEELNKSWIDFDLTVTDHEMILKLANSKSQTQQLRQGTQGIGLKNVKRRLELLYKNDYHLHIDDQPGSYTVVLRIALKKVQ; this is encoded by the coding sequence TTGGCACGTATATTTGTTAGGATGGGAAAACTCGAGTCGATTATTCGCTTTTTGTTTCAGCATAGATGGGCGAGCCACATATTCTTTTGGCTATCCTATGTGTGCTTTTATGCTGTACTGTGGGGCAGCTACGACGAGCAGTACCTGATGAGTTTCAATGTGCAGCTGATGTTTCTGCCGGTGAAGATTCTGGTGACTTATTATACGCTGTACATCCTACTCCCTAAATATATCCTGAGAGGTCGTTGGTTGCCGTTCATCTTTTTGTTCATCGCCTCTTCGTTTACGGGAGGGACGATCTACCGACTGATTGCCTACTACATCGAGTATCCGCTGTACTATCCAGAGTATATCGATGGCAATCCGCTCAATTTTTATAAAATCATCAAAGGAATACTGGGCATATACACGGTGGTTTTCCTGGCGCTGGTGATCAAGTTGCTCAAATATTGGTATCAAAGCCAGCAGGATCGTCAGATACTGGCACACGAAAAACTGGATGCAGAGCTGAAGTTTTTGAAGACCCAGATCCACCCTCATTTTCTCTTCAATACCTTGAACAACCTCTATGCCCTGACGCTAAAGAAGTCGGACTATGCTCCTGAGGTGGTACTAAAGCTATCAGACCTGATCAACTACATGCTCTATGAATGCAATGCCCCTAAAGTACTGCTGGACAATGAGCTGAATTTCATCAAAAACTACATAGAGATCGAGCAGATGCGCCATGGCGATGACCTGGACATCAAAGCCATGATAAATGGCGATAGCACCAATGTATACATCGCACCGATGATCTTGTTGCCATTCGTGGAGAATAGCTTCAAGCATGGTATCAATGAGGAGTTGAATAAGTCGTGGATTGATTTTGACCTGACGGTGACGGATCACGAAATGATACTGAAGCTGGCCAATAGCAAAAGCCAAACGCAGCAGTTGAGACAGGGAACACAGGGCATCGGTCTGAAGAATGTAAAACGCCGACTCGAGCTGCTCTACAAAAACGACTATCATCTCCATATCGATGACCAACCCGGGTCCTATACTGTCGTATTAAGAATAGCCTTAAAGAAAGTACAATGA
- a CDS encoding class I SAM-dependent methyltransferase — protein sequence MINSLSKPEVRKFIQEHRLDDPAQLVLKAGKNTELPIREIAHQIKCWQKARHKLPTLVAHADLIYPPGVSLEQSSSEATAQYKARLISGQSLTDLTAGFGIDAYYLSQRFEQVIAIEQNPDLIPVVEHNLELLQAGNIRYVRGNAMDYLKEEKEPSDFYFLDPARRDGANQKVHLIEDCQPNLLEILPLLKQRSAKVLIKLAPLLDIQQALDRLPNVKEVHVVSVDNECKELLFQIDFEFEGEPKVVASNWVQESWDRLEFQYSDEREIASFSQPMKYIYEPNASIMKAGAFTSVGKQFGLSKLHRNSHLYTSEKVVAGFPGRVFEIEAVTVLNKKKLKPFLPNNKANITVRNYPNTVQEIRKKTSIKDGGSVYLFATTLMDGSASVLVCKKC from the coding sequence ATGATCAATAGTCTCAGTAAACCGGAAGTCAGGAAATTTATCCAGGAGCATCGCCTCGATGATCCTGCGCAGCTGGTACTGAAGGCCGGAAAAAACACTGAGTTGCCGATCCGGGAGATCGCTCATCAAATCAAATGCTGGCAAAAGGCGCGGCACAAACTGCCCACTCTGGTGGCCCATGCTGATCTGATCTATCCACCCGGCGTTTCGCTCGAGCAGAGTTCGTCAGAAGCCACGGCCCAGTACAAGGCACGCTTGATTTCAGGCCAAAGCCTGACAGACCTGACAGCCGGGTTTGGTATCGATGCCTATTATCTCTCCCAGCGTTTTGAGCAAGTGATCGCCATAGAGCAAAATCCTGATTTGATTCCAGTTGTCGAGCACAACCTGGAACTATTGCAGGCTGGAAACATCCGATACGTTCGAGGGAATGCAATGGACTATCTGAAGGAAGAAAAGGAACCCTCCGACTTTTACTTTTTGGATCCAGCTCGCCGCGATGGTGCCAATCAAAAGGTGCATCTGATCGAAGATTGTCAGCCTAATTTGCTAGAGATTCTTCCCCTACTGAAGCAGCGCAGTGCCAAAGTCCTGATTAAACTGGCACCTCTGCTGGATATCCAGCAGGCCCTGGATCGACTACCGAATGTTAAAGAAGTGCATGTCGTGTCTGTAGACAATGAATGCAAGGAACTGCTCTTCCAGATTGATTTTGAATTTGAGGGAGAGCCAAAGGTGGTAGCTAGTAATTGGGTACAAGAAAGCTGGGATCGCCTGGAATTTCAGTATTCTGACGAAAGGGAGATCGCCTCATTTAGCCAACCGATGAAGTATATCTATGAACCGAATGCCTCTATCATGAAGGCGGGTGCCTTTACTTCCGTGGGGAAACAATTTGGCCTGAGCAAGCTGCATCGCAATTCACATCTGTACACCAGCGAAAAAGTAGTAGCGGGCTTTCCCGGTAGAGTGTTCGAAATAGAAGCTGTAACGGTACTGAATAAGAAGAAGCTCAAACCCTTTCTCCCCAACAACAAAGCCAACATCACCGTGAGAAACTACCCCAATACCGTGCAGGAAATCCGTAAAAAAACCTCCATCAAGGACGGAGGTTCAGTTTATCTTTTTGCTACCACACTGATGGACGGCAGTGCCAGTGTGCTGGTTTGTAAAAAGTGTTGA
- a CDS encoding aspartate-semialdehyde dehydrogenase: MKLAVVGATGLVGNEILEVLKERNFQYDELLLVASARSVGKEVEYQGKTHTVIGLEDAVAAKPDIAIFSAGGGTSTEWAPKFAEVGTIVIDNSSAWRMDPTKKLIVPEINGDAITIDDRIIANPNCSTIQMVLVLGPLHKKYGINRVIVSTYQSVTGSGKGAVDQMMAERAGEEPEMVYPHKIDMNVLPHIDVFQDNGYTKEEMKMTNETVKILRDEKVKVSATCVRIPTMGGHSEAVNIEFDNPYDLEEVKTILSKVPGLVIQDDVANNVYPMPLTAHKKDEVFVGRIRKDESKENALNLWIVADNLRKGAATNAVQIAQYVTENNLVLN; the protein is encoded by the coding sequence ATGAAACTTGCAGTAGTAGGAGCAACAGGACTAGTAGGGAACGAAATACTAGAGGTGTTGAAAGAAAGAAATTTTCAATATGATGAATTGCTATTGGTAGCGTCTGCGCGATCAGTAGGTAAGGAGGTAGAGTATCAGGGCAAGACACACACGGTGATTGGTCTGGAGGATGCAGTGGCTGCTAAGCCAGACATCGCGATCTTCTCAGCAGGTGGAGGCACTTCTACAGAGTGGGCTCCTAAGTTTGCTGAAGTAGGCACTATCGTCATCGATAACTCTTCTGCATGGAGAATGGACCCAACCAAAAAATTGATCGTACCAGAGATCAATGGTGACGCGATCACTATCGATGATCGTATCATTGCCAACCCTAACTGTTCTACCATTCAGATGGTATTGGTTTTAGGACCTCTTCACAAAAAATACGGCATCAACCGTGTGATTGTATCTACCTACCAGTCCGTAACAGGATCAGGTAAAGGAGCAGTAGACCAAATGATGGCTGAGCGTGCAGGCGAAGAGCCAGAGATGGTTTATCCTCACAAGATCGACATGAACGTATTGCCTCACATCGATGTATTCCAGGACAATGGATACACCAAAGAGGAAATGAAAATGACCAACGAAACGGTCAAAATCCTAAGAGACGAGAAGGTAAAAGTATCGGCTACATGTGTGAGAATCCCAACTATGGGAGGTCACTCTGAGGCAGTCAATATCGAGTTTGACAATCCATATGATCTGGAGGAGGTAAAGACTATCTTATCTAAAGTGCCAGGCCTTGTGATTCAGGACGATGTAGCTAACAATGTGTATCCAATGCCATTGACCGCTCACAAGAAAGACGAGGTATTCGTAGGTCGTATCAGAAAAGATGAGTCTAAAGAGAATGCGTTGAACCTGTGGATCGTAGCGGACAACCTAAGAAAAGGTGCTGCGACTAACGCCGTTCAGATCGCACAGTATGTGACTGAAAACAATTTGGTATTGAATTAA
- a CDS encoding NAD(P)H-dependent oxidoreductase: MTKEEILAAFQYRHACKEFDPNKKISKEDFEFILETARLSPSSFGLEPWHFVVVQDPELREDLKENAWGAPKKLDTASHYVLGLTMKTPLMKWDSDYIQDFMINVQHHPEEVRKGRSKFIEQFQKSDFDLSDDRKLFDWASKQSYIAMGNMMTAAAMIGIDSCPIEGFKQETTENILREKLDIDTEKFGISYMIAFGYRVVEPREKTRRPMNDVVTWK, encoded by the coding sequence ATGACCAAAGAAGAAATACTCGCCGCATTCCAGTACCGCCATGCCTGCAAGGAATTTGATCCCAACAAGAAGATTTCAAAGGAAGATTTTGAATTCATCCTAGAGACGGCTCGTTTGTCTCCGAGTTCTTTTGGTCTGGAGCCCTGGCACTTTGTGGTGGTTCAGGATCCTGAGTTGAGAGAGGACTTGAAAGAAAATGCCTGGGGCGCACCAAAGAAATTGGATACGGCCAGCCATTATGTTTTGGGACTGACGATGAAAACGCCTCTGATGAAATGGGATTCCGACTACATTCAGGATTTTATGATCAATGTGCAGCACCATCCTGAAGAGGTGAGAAAAGGCAGAAGTAAGTTCATCGAGCAGTTTCAGAAGTCGGATTTTGATCTGAGCGACGACCGCAAGCTCTTCGACTGGGCCTCCAAGCAGAGCTATATCGCCATGGGCAATATGATGACGGCCGCAGCGATGATCGGTATCGATAGTTGCCCGATAGAAGGTTTCAAGCAAGAAACGACAGAAAATATCCTGAGAGAAAAGCTTGATATCGACACAGAAAAATTCGGAATCTCCTACATGATCGCCTTTGGCTATCGCGTGGTAGAACCGCGCGAAAAAACCCGAAGACCGATGAATGATGTGGTCACCTGGAAGTGA
- a CDS encoding DUF1801 domain-containing protein yields the protein MNAVLSYIHEKPAHQADILQVLHRMITNHPKVTGKISYSVPYYKMKSPLCHLNPLKNGGVEIVFWRARELSNEDGSLDFKDRKRMAGITYHSAEEINEEQLNAILQEAYLLDEMVEHKPMRLG from the coding sequence ATGAACGCAGTCCTAAGTTACATCCACGAAAAGCCCGCACATCAGGCAGACATACTCCAAGTCCTGCATCGCATGATCACGAATCATCCAAAAGTAACAGGTAAGATCAGCTACAGCGTACCATACTACAAAATGAAAAGCCCGCTTTGTCACCTGAATCCATTGAAAAATGGCGGTGTAGAAATCGTATTCTGGCGAGCCAGAGAATTGTCGAACGAAGATGGATCACTGGATTTCAAAGACCGCAAACGCATGGCCGGAATCACCTACCACAGTGCAGAAGAAATCAACGAAGAGCAACTCAATGCCATTCTACAGGAGGCCTATCTTCTGGATGAGATGGTGGAACATAAGCCGATGAGGTTGGGGTAG
- a CDS encoding nucleotidyltransferase family protein, protein MGILLISDGFRYIYYMKKVLQGKLEALNSICKRHHVQSLHIFGSATRDELNSNSDIDLLVKFEDFDLSDYFDNYIQLKSELKDLFGREVDLVEEQSLRNPILIQSINKNKSLVYG, encoded by the coding sequence ATGGGAATTTTATTAATCTCTGATGGATTTAGGTATATTTACTATATGAAAAAGGTTCTTCAAGGTAAGTTGGAAGCACTTAATAGCATTTGTAAAAGACATCATGTCCAGTCTTTGCATATTTTTGGTTCGGCTACCAGAGATGAACTAAACTCCAATAGCGATATTGATCTTCTAGTGAAGTTCGAGGATTTTGATCTCTCCGACTACTTTGATAATTACATTCAACTCAAATCTGAACTTAAAGATCTATTTGGCAGAGAGGTAGATTTGGTTGAAGAACAAAGTCTTCGAAACCCTATTCTTATTCAATCCATTAATAAAAACAAGTCTCTTGTTTATGGATGA
- a CDS encoding HepT-like ribonuclease domain-containing protein, translating to MDERILKWLYDIHQAIEEIDQYFEYHPKDFLAYKGNTMLKRAVERDLEIIGEAMNRILKRNYDISNRITASRAIISSRNQVIHAYDNVSDENIWSILINHLPILKKEISQLIEEN from the coding sequence ATGGATGAAAGAATTTTGAAATGGCTCTATGACATTCATCAAGCCATCGAAGAAATAGATCAATATTTCGAATATCATCCAAAAGACTTTCTTGCCTACAAAGGGAATACAATGCTCAAAAGAGCGGTGGAAAGAGATCTCGAAATAATAGGTGAGGCGATGAACCGAATTCTGAAAAGAAATTACGATATCTCTAATCGAATAACTGCTTCTAGAGCCATTATTAGTTCAAGAAATCAAGTTATTCACGCCTATGACAATGTATCCGATGAAAATATTTGGTCCATTTTAATCAATCACTTACCCATTCTTAAAAAGGAAATCAGTCAATTAATTGAAGAAAACTAA
- the ric gene encoding iron-sulfur cluster repair di-iron protein, which produces MENLAKTKVGKIVASNFRTSTVFTAHQIDFCCGGGITLEEACKDKNQDLQQVIEELEASFAIRDQKEYAQLPLDQLIDEIIDVHHAYVERTTIPLLTYLNKLCRVHGERHPELNSIYELFTETAGALTQHMKKEELILFPFVKKMLAVSKEGGELPEAVFGHIDNPITMMEHEHDTEGKRLKEIAEISKNYSCPPDGCQTYKVTYAMLEEFEQDLHKHIHLENNILFPAAKELYQRLTKS; this is translated from the coding sequence ATGGAAAATCTGGCAAAAACAAAAGTAGGAAAGATCGTAGCGAGCAACTTTCGCACATCTACAGTGTTTACCGCACATCAGATAGACTTCTGTTGTGGTGGGGGTATTACTTTGGAAGAAGCTTGTAAGGATAAAAATCAGGATCTGCAGCAGGTGATAGAGGAACTGGAAGCTTCATTCGCTATTCGGGATCAGAAAGAATATGCGCAGCTGCCTCTGGATCAACTCATAGACGAAATCATCGACGTACATCATGCTTATGTAGAAAGGACAACCATTCCCTTGCTGACCTATCTCAATAAGCTCTGTCGAGTACATGGCGAAAGGCATCCAGAGCTGAACAGTATTTATGAATTATTTACTGAGACAGCTGGCGCACTGACACAGCACATGAAAAAGGAGGAGCTCATTTTGTTTCCATTTGTGAAAAAGATGTTGGCCGTTTCGAAGGAAGGGGGAGAATTACCAGAAGCCGTGTTTGGTCACATAGACAATCCGATCACGATGATGGAGCACGAACATGATACAGAAGGAAAAAGACTAAAAGAGATCGCTGAGATATCGAAAAATTACTCTTGCCCTCCTGATGGATGTCAGACCTACAAGGTGACTTATGCCATGCTGGAGGAATTCGAACAGGACTTGCACAAACACATTCATTTGGAAAACAACATCCTGTTTCCGGCTGCTAAAGAGCTTTATCAAAGACTAACAAAGAGCTAG
- a CDS encoding RrF2 family transcriptional regulator: MFSKACEYALRTMIYLNSMKADNQRVGLNDIAAAIDSPVSFTAKILQQLVRAQLLLSVRGPHGGFVVVDRKISLHEIVVAIDGPSLFKNCVVGLSECSETKPCPLHHKFVDIRKSLTDELKNTVLDELNEDVLQGMSYLKV; this comes from the coding sequence ATGTTTTCAAAGGCTTGTGAATATGCGCTGAGGACGATGATTTACCTCAATTCAATGAAGGCTGACAACCAAAGGGTTGGCCTCAACGATATAGCTGCGGCCATTGATTCACCTGTTTCGTTTACCGCAAAGATTCTCCAGCAATTGGTCCGAGCACAGCTTTTGCTGTCAGTTCGTGGGCCACATGGGGGATTTGTAGTGGTAGATCGCAAGATCAGCTTGCACGAGATCGTAGTGGCCATCGACGGGCCTTCTTTGTTCAAAAATTGCGTGGTAGGATTATCAGAATGCTCTGAAACCAAACCATGCCCGCTACATCACAAATTTGTGGATATCAGGAAGAGCCTGACTGATGAGCTAAAGAATACCGTTTTGGACGAGCTGAATGAAGATGTTTTGCAGGGAATGAGTTATTTGAAGGTGTAA
- a CDS encoding M1 family aminopeptidase — MSEAAMIGMISVIVHEVGHNWFPMIVSSDERKWMWMDEGLNSFVEQVTMAERYPQYHSLVPQDIVPYMKGNQDVMRPIMTTSDVESLSRLGANYYNKPAVGLQMLRETIVGRELFDQAFKEYSTRWMYKHPNPGDLFRTLSDATGTNMDWFIRGWFFTTDNVDINLDKVKWYQLKEEEVSVENKGKKVKSKISGSSDESSESNDFSNGPEPFAVRATPDSHYGGFLSRIDEAKMRDQLSGKNIYELTFTNEGGLVMPVIIEWTYTDGSKEVERLPAEIWQLNEYKVKRTFLKDKEVSSIKIDPNNELADVNLSNNSFPRAEEKSEFDEFKKDSK, encoded by the coding sequence ATGAGTGAGGCAGCTATGATCGGTATGATCAGCGTGATCGTACATGAAGTAGGCCACAACTGGTTCCCGATGATTGTGAGTTCGGATGAGAGAAAATGGATGTGGATGGACGAAGGGTTGAATTCCTTTGTGGAGCAGGTGACCATGGCTGAACGTTATCCTCAATACCACAGTTTGGTGCCGCAGGATATCGTGCCCTATATGAAAGGGAATCAGGACGTGATGCGCCCCATCATGACTACTTCTGATGTGGAATCTTTGAGCCGATTAGGTGCCAATTACTACAACAAACCGGCTGTGGGTCTTCAGATGTTGAGGGAGACCATAGTTGGAAGAGAGTTATTCGATCAGGCTTTCAAAGAGTATTCGACTCGCTGGATGTACAAGCACCCGAATCCGGGAGATCTTTTCAGAACGCTCTCTGATGCGACTGGTACGAACATGGATTGGTTTATTCGCGGCTGGTTCTTCACTACAGACAATGTGGATATCAATCTGGACAAGGTGAAATGGTACCAATTGAAGGAAGAAGAAGTGAGCGTGGAAAACAAAGGCAAGAAAGTAAAGTCTAAAATCAGTGGCTCCTCTGATGAGAGTTCGGAATCCAATGACTTTTCGAATGGTCCTGAGCCTTTTGCTGTGAGAGCCACTCCTGATAGCCACTATGGTGGGTTCTTGAGCAGAATTGATGAAGCGAAAATGCGCGATCAGCTGTCAGGTAAGAATATCTATGAGTTGACTTTTACAAATGAAGGAGGCCTGGTCATGCCGGTCATTATTGAGTGGACATATACCGATGGCAGCAAGGAGGTCGAACGACTTCCTGCCGAAATCTGGCAGCTCAATGAGTACAAGGTGAAACGTACTTTCCTCAAGGACAAAGAAGTCTCCAGTATCAAAATCGATCCTAACAATGAATTGGCAGATGTGAACCTCTCCAACAATTCCTTTCCCCGAGCGGAGGAAAAATCGGAATTTGATGAGTTTAAAAAAGACAGTAAATAA
- a CDS encoding Kelch repeat-containing protein yields MIRPVILFVIVLLSFTSSAQKNAYVVFKKAKKMPKPVFGAAYCSDGTKAIIAGGRGYAGVNSSDILMYDAALGDWLDLSPSSDMDPVFFGTAVYLDDYKSALFLGGTKQDKKYIYLEDNLTYYDLSTLQTRSLGQNPIAAKLQGAAYWKGKVYIFGGSKNSDGKTILYNPELYAYSLQTGVMDQLAALPVAKEVRGEIIDGMLYIVGGYYQKASNRVHRYDLAEDKWDKVAELDKPISAYAMVKYQHYLILVGDYKELDRMVVFDTKTLTAKTFKMNFKGRHAAAAVLNNELHVFGGFNPEKDDRVASDQHWKLDLDQFFKFNY; encoded by the coding sequence ATGATCAGACCTGTTATTCTTTTTGTTATTGTGCTTTTGAGTTTTACCTCTTCAGCTCAAAAAAACGCCTATGTGGTATTTAAAAAGGCCAAGAAAATGCCCAAGCCGGTTTTTGGGGCTGCCTATTGTTCTGATGGCACCAAGGCCATAATTGCTGGAGGACGTGGTTATGCTGGGGTCAATTCCTCTGATATCTTGATGTATGATGCTGCTTTAGGCGATTGGCTTGACCTGTCTCCATCGAGTGATATGGATCCTGTTTTTTTCGGTACGGCGGTCTATCTGGATGATTATAAAAGTGCTTTGTTTTTGGGAGGAACGAAACAAGATAAAAAGTATATCTATCTGGAAGACAACCTGACCTACTACGATTTGAGCACCCTTCAAACCAGAAGTTTGGGACAAAATCCCATTGCCGCCAAGCTTCAGGGCGCGGCGTACTGGAAGGGCAAAGTATATATCTTCGGAGGATCTAAAAACTCTGATGGGAAGACCATACTTTATAACCCAGAGCTCTATGCATATAGTTTACAGACCGGTGTGATGGACCAATTGGCGGCATTGCCAGTGGCCAAAGAAGTAAGAGGTGAAATCATAGATGGGATGCTGTATATCGTAGGGGGCTATTACCAAAAAGCGAGTAACCGGGTGCATCGCTATGACCTGGCCGAAGACAAATGGGATAAGGTGGCCGAACTGGATAAACCGATATCCGCTTATGCTATGGTCAAATATCAGCATTATTTGATTTTGGTCGGAGACTACAAAGAGCTGGATCGAATGGTGGTTTTTGATACGAAAACACTCACTGCCAAGACTTTCAAAATGAACTTTAAAGGGCGACATGCAGCTGCTGCTGTTCTCAATAATGAATTGCACGTTTTTGGGGGATTCAATCCTGAAAAGGATGATCGGGTCGCTTCTGACCAGCACTGGAAGCTCGATTTGGATCAGTTCTTTAAATTCAATTATTGA
- a CDS encoding TfoX/Sxy family protein has product MAYNEETAARIRQHLQPYGDIITEKKMFGGLSFLYKGKMSVGIVKEDLCVRVLSPGDQEELKKPAVRPMDFTGKPMKEMIFVSPAGFQSESDLAYYINLGIAHAESKTK; this is encoded by the coding sequence ATGGCCTACAATGAAGAAACCGCTGCTCGAATCCGGCAGCATCTGCAACCCTACGGAGACATCATTACAGAGAAAAAAATGTTCGGGGGATTGAGTTTTCTCTACAAAGGAAAAATGAGTGTCGGGATTGTCAAAGAGGATCTTTGTGTGCGTGTATTATCACCAGGAGATCAGGAGGAATTAAAAAAGCCTGCTGTACGTCCTATGGATTTTACAGGCAAGCCGATGAAAGAAATGATTTTTGTGTCCCCAGCCGGATTTCAGTCTGAAAGTGATCTGGCCTATTATATCAATTTGGGCATTGCCCATGCAGAAAGTAAAACCAAATAA
- a CDS encoding GNAT family N-acetyltransferase: MRIEKKTFDELSTRELYALLKLRVDVFVVEQNCPYPELGDTDEVAMHFLGYEGEQLAAYLRTYERTPGEYGIGRIVTQMNHRGKGLAAELIRLAMGYIKSLPGAKRIVVQAQSHLVDYYSGFGFSVCSEEYLEDDIPHTDLDLNL, encoded by the coding sequence ATGAGAATAGAAAAAAAGACTTTTGACGAGTTGAGTACGCGCGAGCTCTATGCGCTGCTGAAGTTGCGGGTAGACGTATTTGTGGTGGAGCAAAACTGTCCCTATCCAGAGCTGGGAGATACCGATGAGGTAGCGATGCACTTTCTGGGCTATGAAGGGGAGCAACTGGCGGCCTACCTGCGTACCTACGAAAGGACCCCGGGCGAATATGGCATAGGTCGCATCGTCACACAGATGAACCACCGAGGCAAAGGACTGGCAGCTGAGCTGATCCGTCTAGCCATGGGGTACATCAAATCCCTACCTGGGGCTAAGAGAATCGTGGTTCAGGCTCAATCTCATCTGGTAGACTACTACAGTGGATTTGGCTTTTCGGTCTGCTCTGAAGAGTACCTGGAAGACGACATCCCTCATACTGATTTGGATCTAAACTTATAA